The following coding sequences lie in one Phyllopteryx taeniolatus isolate TA_2022b chromosome 4, UOR_Ptae_1.2, whole genome shotgun sequence genomic window:
- the gtpbp1l gene encoding GTP binding protein 1, like isoform X2 — MRGGELRGQRGHQRGVCGCFGLQQQASPGESDGGAVRRAAETSTRAARRRLRGDHLCRRNGLRVAVVGNVDAGKSTLLGVLTHGELDNGRGFARQKLFRHKHEMESGRTSSVGNDILGFDHEGQVVNKPDSHGGSLDWIKICEKSSKVITFIDLAGHEKYLKTTVFGMTGHLPDFCMLMVGSNAGIVGMTKEHLGLALALNVPVFVVVTKIDMCPANILQETLKLLQRLLKSPGCRKIPVLVQNKDDVIVTASNFSSERMCPIFQISNVTGENMDLLKMFLNLLSSRTTFNNDEPAEFQIDDTYSVPGVGTVVSGTTLRGIIRLNDTLLLGPDPLGTFIPIAVKSIHRKRMPVKEVRGGQTASFALKKIKRSSIRKGMVMVSPKLMPLATWEFEAEILVLHHPTTISPRYQAMVHCGSIRQTATILTMDKDCLRTGDKAAVRFRFIKTPEYLHCDHKLVFREGRTKAVGTITKLLQSVNTQAAKAQQAKMLAGKKMYKDTTEEVPPSSNAASLPLKSGSGGRRRGGQRHRGKGGANVVATTTPVVPATTTAAGLV, encoded by the exons aTGCGGGGCGGAGAGCTTCGAGGGCAGCGAGGGCACCAACGGGGAGTCTGCGGATGTTTTGGACTTCAGCAACAAG CTAGTCCTGGTGAGTCCGACGGGGGAGCAGTACGACGCGCTGCAGAAACATCTACGAGAGCGGCTAGACGAAGGCTGCGGGGAGACCATCTTTGTCGTCGGAATGGGCTCAG GGTGGCAGTGGTGGGCAATGTGGATGCTGGCAAAAGCACCCTGCTGGGCGTGCTGACGCATGGCGAGCTGGACAACGGGCGGGGCTTCGCGCGCCAGAAACTCTTCAGGCACAAGCACGAGATGGAGAGCGGCAGGACCAGCAGCGTGGGCAACGACATCCTGGGTTTCGACCATGAGGGCCAG GTGGTCAACAAGCCAGACAGCCACGGCGGCAGTCTGGACTGGATCAAGATCTGTGAGAAGTCCTCCAAGGTGATCACCTTCATCGACCTGGCGGGCCACGAGAAGTACCTGAAGACCACGGTGTTTGGCATGACCGGACACCTGCCCGACTTCTGCATGCTCATG GTCGGCAGCAACGCCGGTATCGTGGGCATGACCAAAGAGCACCTGGGTCTGGCGCTTGCATTAAACGTGCCCGTGTTTGTGGTGGTCACCAAGATAGATATGTGTCCCGCCAACATACTGCAAG AAACACTAAAATTACTCCAGCGGCTACTAAAGTCTCCGGGCTGCAGAAAGATTCCCGTGTTGGTCCAGAACAAAGACGACGTCATCGTCACGGCGTCCAACTTCAGCTCGGAGAG GATGTGTCCGATCTTTCAAATCTCTAACGTGACGGGCGAGAACATGGACCTCCTGAAGATGTTCCTCAACCTGCTCTCGTCCAGGACCACCTTTAACAACGATGAGCCCGCAGAGTTCCAAATAGACGACACGTATTCTGTACCA GGTGTGGGCACGGTGGTGTCAGGCACGACGTTACGCGGCATAATCCGCCTCAACGACACACTCCTCCTGGGTCCCGACCCGCTGGGCACATTCATCCCTATCGCTGTCAAGTCCATCCACCGCAAGAGGATGCCCGTCAAAGAGGTGCGCGGAGGGCAGACGGCGTCGTTTGCGCTCAAAAAG ATCAAGCGCTCGTCGATACGGAAGGGCATGGTAATGGTCTCCCCCAAGCTGATGCCGCTGGCCACCTGGGAATTTGAGGCGGAGATCCTGGTGCTGCACCACCCCACTACGATATCACCGCGCTACCAGGCCATGG TCCACTGCGGCAGCATCCGGCAGACCGCCACCATCCTGACCATGGACAAGGACTGCCTGCGGACCGGCGACAAGGCGGCCGTCCGGTTCCGCTTCATCAAGACGCCCGAGTACTTGCACTGCGACCACAAGCTGGTGTTCCGGGAGGGCCGCACCAAAGCCGTGGGCACCATCACCAAG CTCCTGCAGTCGGTCAACACGCAGGCGGCCAAGGCGCAGCAGGCCAAGATGCTGGCCGGCAAGAAGATGTACAAGGACACCACAGAGGAAGTGCCGCCCAGTTCCAATGCCGCGTCGCTTCCG CTCAAATCAGGAAGCGGAGGACGGCGGCGAGGCGGCCAGCGGCACCGAGGGAAAGGAGGTGCCAACGTGGTTGCGACGACAACACCGGTGGTCCCCGCAACCACGACAGCGGCGGGCCTCGTTTAA
- the gtpbp1l gene encoding GTP binding protein 1, like isoform X1, with protein sequence MASSVATAAAGIAAAECTVPACMFAPDRGFCAAADDDDVCGAESFEGSEGTNGESADVLDFSNKLVLVSPTGEQYDALQKHLRERLDEGCGETIFVVGMGSDGSDYGLSDRDMEASVATVQSLCEQVEADLIPLRERTEVGGKICDYLIRRRVGEQDFLEVRVAVVGNVDAGKSTLLGVLTHGELDNGRGFARQKLFRHKHEMESGRTSSVGNDILGFDHEGQVVNKPDSHGGSLDWIKICEKSSKVITFIDLAGHEKYLKTTVFGMTGHLPDFCMLMVGSNAGIVGMTKEHLGLALALNVPVFVVVTKIDMCPANILQETLKLLQRLLKSPGCRKIPVLVQNKDDVIVTASNFSSERMCPIFQISNVTGENMDLLKMFLNLLSSRTTFNNDEPAEFQIDDTYSVPGVGTVVSGTTLRGIIRLNDTLLLGPDPLGTFIPIAVKSIHRKRMPVKEVRGGQTASFALKKIKRSSIRKGMVMVSPKLMPLATWEFEAEILVLHHPTTISPRYQAMVHCGSIRQTATILTMDKDCLRTGDKAAVRFRFIKTPEYLHCDHKLVFREGRTKAVGTITKLLQSVNTQAAKAQQAKMLAGKKMYKDTTEEVPPSSNAASLPLKSGSGGRRRGGQRHRGKGGANVVATTTPVVPATTTAAGLV encoded by the exons ATGGCGTCGTCCGTGGCGACAGCAGCAGCAGGGATAGCCGCCGCAGAGTGCACGGTGCCCGCTTGTATGTTCGCCCCGGACCGGGGGTTCTGCGCCGCtgccgacgacgacgacgtaTGCGGGGCGGAGAGCTTCGAGGGCAGCGAGGGCACCAACGGGGAGTCTGCGGATGTTTTGGACTTCAGCAACAAG CTAGTCCTGGTGAGTCCGACGGGGGAGCAGTACGACGCGCTGCAGAAACATCTACGAGAGCGGCTAGACGAAGGCTGCGGGGAGACCATCTTTGTCGTCGGAATGGGCTCAG ACGGCAGCGACTACGGCCTGAGCGACAGGGACATGGAGGCGTCGGTGGCCACGGTGCAATCGCTGTGTGAGCAGGTGGAAGCCGACCTCATCCCACTAAGGGAGCGCACGGAGGTGGGCGGCAAGATCTGCGACTACCTCATCCGCCGCCGTGTGGGCGAGCAGGACTTCCTGGAAGTCAG GGTGGCAGTGGTGGGCAATGTGGATGCTGGCAAAAGCACCCTGCTGGGCGTGCTGACGCATGGCGAGCTGGACAACGGGCGGGGCTTCGCGCGCCAGAAACTCTTCAGGCACAAGCACGAGATGGAGAGCGGCAGGACCAGCAGCGTGGGCAACGACATCCTGGGTTTCGACCATGAGGGCCAG GTGGTCAACAAGCCAGACAGCCACGGCGGCAGTCTGGACTGGATCAAGATCTGTGAGAAGTCCTCCAAGGTGATCACCTTCATCGACCTGGCGGGCCACGAGAAGTACCTGAAGACCACGGTGTTTGGCATGACCGGACACCTGCCCGACTTCTGCATGCTCATG GTCGGCAGCAACGCCGGTATCGTGGGCATGACCAAAGAGCACCTGGGTCTGGCGCTTGCATTAAACGTGCCCGTGTTTGTGGTGGTCACCAAGATAGATATGTGTCCCGCCAACATACTGCAAG AAACACTAAAATTACTCCAGCGGCTACTAAAGTCTCCGGGCTGCAGAAAGATTCCCGTGTTGGTCCAGAACAAAGACGACGTCATCGTCACGGCGTCCAACTTCAGCTCGGAGAG GATGTGTCCGATCTTTCAAATCTCTAACGTGACGGGCGAGAACATGGACCTCCTGAAGATGTTCCTCAACCTGCTCTCGTCCAGGACCACCTTTAACAACGATGAGCCCGCAGAGTTCCAAATAGACGACACGTATTCTGTACCA GGTGTGGGCACGGTGGTGTCAGGCACGACGTTACGCGGCATAATCCGCCTCAACGACACACTCCTCCTGGGTCCCGACCCGCTGGGCACATTCATCCCTATCGCTGTCAAGTCCATCCACCGCAAGAGGATGCCCGTCAAAGAGGTGCGCGGAGGGCAGACGGCGTCGTTTGCGCTCAAAAAG ATCAAGCGCTCGTCGATACGGAAGGGCATGGTAATGGTCTCCCCCAAGCTGATGCCGCTGGCCACCTGGGAATTTGAGGCGGAGATCCTGGTGCTGCACCACCCCACTACGATATCACCGCGCTACCAGGCCATGG TCCACTGCGGCAGCATCCGGCAGACCGCCACCATCCTGACCATGGACAAGGACTGCCTGCGGACCGGCGACAAGGCGGCCGTCCGGTTCCGCTTCATCAAGACGCCCGAGTACTTGCACTGCGACCACAAGCTGGTGTTCCGGGAGGGCCGCACCAAAGCCGTGGGCACCATCACCAAG CTCCTGCAGTCGGTCAACACGCAGGCGGCCAAGGCGCAGCAGGCCAAGATGCTGGCCGGCAAGAAGATGTACAAGGACACCACAGAGGAAGTGCCGCCCAGTTCCAATGCCGCGTCGCTTCCG CTCAAATCAGGAAGCGGAGGACGGCGGCGAGGCGGCCAGCGGCACCGAGGGAAAGGAGGTGCCAACGTGGTTGCGACGACAACACCGGTGGTCCCCGCAACCACGACAGCGGCGGGCCTCGTTTAA
- the lgals2b gene encoding lectin, galactoside-binding, soluble, 2b gives MIVKDMTFKEGQEFKIRIKPKDDCSRFSINIGHDSENIALHFNPRFDDSVIVCNSMSGGCWGEEQRDGNFSFVRGEESKFYINFNYEEFFIKMPDGFMMSFPNRLGEVKYKYFEVSGDARIIGFKIK, from the exons ATG ATAGTCAAGGACATGACCTTTAAGGAGGGGCAGGAGTTCAAGATCCGTATCAAGCCCAAAGACGACTGCAGCAG ATTCTCCATCAATATTGGCCACGACTCGGAAAACATCGCGCTGCACTTCAACCCGCGCTTTGACGACAGCGTCATCGTCTGCAACTCCATGTCGGGAGGCTGCTGGGGCGAAGAACAACGCGACGGAAACTTCAGCTTCGTCCGTGGCGAGGAGAGCAAG TTCTACATCAACTTCAACTACGAGGAGTTCTTTATCAAGATGCCCGATGGCTTCATGATGAGCTTTCCCAACCGGCTGGGCGAAGtcaagtacaaatattttgaggTCAGCGGGGACGCTAGGATCATTGGCTTCAAGATAAAGTAG
- the LOC133476811 gene encoding urotensin-2 receptor-like — protein MTVMIRLRQEKPSPAGLVKRMCFPTWTLEAFKVYVGVLFVTTILVPGLVMVLLYAGLAKRYWATQTRLGGRGRSARRRGLKHRVVVMIFSIVVAYWACFLPFWGWQLTQLFTPESLKALSPATHNYVNFFVTCLTYGNSCINPFLYTLLTRNYKDYFGQSTVASRIELLFALHMPFWLNETCRIVVAPLPSIY, from the exons ATGACGGTCATGATCCGACTCAG GCAGGAAAAGCCATCCCCGGCCGGCCTGGTTAAGAGGATGTGCTTCCCAACGTGGACCCTGGAGGCCTTCAAGGTCTACGTGGGCGTTCTGTTCGTGACCACCATTCTTGTCCCAGGCCTGGTCATGGTCTTGCTGTACGCGGGCCTCGCCAAGCGCTACTGGGCAACCCAGACCCGCCTAGGAGGACGCGGACGCTCGGCCCGGCGGCGAGGGCTCAAACACCGTGTGGTGGTGATGATCTTCAGCATCGTGGTGGCCTACTGGGCCTGTTTCCTGCCCTTCTGGGGATGGCAACTGACCCAGCTTTTCACGCCGGAGTCCCTCAAAGCTCTATCCCCAGCCACTCACAACTATGTcaacttttttgtcacctgtctgACCTACGGCAACAGCTGCATCAACCCCTTCCTCTACACACTGCTCACAAGAAACTACAAGGACTACTTTGGCCAGTCCACGGTGGCCAGCAGGATTGAGCTGCTTTTTGCGTTACACATGCCCTTCTGGCTGAATGAGACGTGCCGAATAGTCGTAGCCCCACTGCCTTCTATCTACTAA